From one Mesotoga sp. Brook.08.105.5.1 genomic stretch:
- the gatB gene encoding Asp-tRNA(Asn)/Glu-tRNA(Gln) amidotransferase subunit GatB, with translation MMYKTVIGLEIHAQLKTETKAFCSCRADVFDLEPNTVICPVCTGQPGTLPVLNERVVEFAVMAGIAMNCTINRRSVFDRKNYFYPDLPKGYQITQYFFPIAENGYLYLVNGEEKRRIRIRRIHIEEDAGKMVHQGTESITGSSGSYLDLNRCGVPLIEIVTEPDLKSPVEARIFMELLRDTLRALGVCSGDMEKGALRCDANISMVDESGRSSNRVEVKNINSFKFVEKALEFEQERISKALASGVDVAKETRSWNFSSKETYSMRSKEEENDYRYFPEPDLPELIISDDLIERIERSLPELPWEKVERFMEQYSLPGYDASVLASDSEISSYFEEVAQATGKPKESSNWIMGEVMRLMNDRQLSLEEVKVSPENFKELFDLIEQGKISNKIAKDIFPVIVENGKSPTQLVREKGLQQIDDDTVIEDAVRKAMNDNPAAVQQFRDGKEGVLGYFVGAVMKATKGKANPSKANEIARRLLRD, from the coding sequence ATAATGTATAAGACTGTGATCGGGCTGGAAATCCATGCTCAGCTCAAAACCGAGACCAAAGCATTCTGTAGCTGTCGGGCCGATGTTTTCGATCTTGAACCGAATACTGTTATTTGCCCTGTCTGCACAGGTCAACCCGGCACTTTACCGGTGTTAAACGAACGGGTAGTCGAGTTCGCCGTAATGGCCGGAATCGCTATGAACTGCACCATCAACAGGCGGTCGGTCTTTGACAGAAAGAATTACTTTTACCCGGATCTGCCGAAGGGTTATCAGATTACTCAATATTTTTTCCCGATAGCCGAGAACGGTTACCTGTATCTCGTAAACGGCGAAGAGAAGCGAAGAATTAGGATCCGCAGGATTCACATAGAAGAAGACGCGGGCAAGATGGTTCATCAGGGAACGGAATCAATAACCGGATCGTCGGGAAGTTATCTGGATCTAAATAGGTGCGGGGTTCCGCTAATTGAAATTGTTACAGAACCAGATCTAAAGAGTCCGGTCGAGGCCCGCATCTTCATGGAACTCCTCAGAGATACGCTAAGGGCCCTGGGTGTGTGTTCTGGAGACATGGAGAAGGGCGCATTGCGCTGCGATGCGAACATCTCGATGGTTGACGAGAGTGGGAGAAGCTCTAACAGGGTAGAAGTCAAGAACATCAACTCCTTCAAGTTCGTTGAGAAGGCACTGGAATTTGAACAGGAGAGGATTTCCAAGGCGTTGGCTTCAGGAGTCGATGTCGCAAAAGAAACCAGGTCCTGGAATTTCTCTTCAAAGGAAACATATTCTATGAGATCAAAGGAGGAAGAGAACGATTACCGTTATTTCCCCGAACCTGATCTCCCAGAGCTTATCATCAGCGATGATCTTATAGAGAGAATTGAGAGAAGTCTTCCGGAGCTTCCATGGGAGAAAGTAGAGAGATTCATGGAGCAATACTCGCTTCCCGGCTATGACGCCTCCGTTCTTGCTTCAGATAGTGAAATCTCTTCTTATTTTGAAGAGGTTGCGCAGGCCACCGGAAAGCCCAAAGAGAGTTCAAACTGGATTATGGGCGAGGTTATGAGGCTTATGAACGATAGGCAACTTTCCCTGGAAGAGGTGAAGGTAAGTCCGGAGAACTTCAAGGAGCTTTTCGATCTAATTGAGCAGGGCAAGATCTCAAACAAGATAGCAAAAGACATTTTTCCAGTGATCGTGGAGAACGGAAAGTCACCGACTCAATTGGTTAGAGAAAAGGGACTTCAACAGATAGACGATGACACCGTGATCGAAGATGCAGTTAGAAAGGCCATGAATGACAACCCTGCAGCCGTTCAGCAGTTTAGAGACGGTAAGGAGGGAGTCCTTGGATACTTCGTGGGAGCGGTCATGAAAGCGACCAAAGGAAAGGCAAACCCGTCCAAGGCAAATGAAATCGCAAGGAGGCTGCTTAGAGATTGA
- the gatA gene encoding Asp-tRNA(Asn)/Glu-tRNA(Gln) amidotransferase subunit GatA, protein MTKNPLNLRLSEIMSLRGSFEFYRERIDRYNDKLNAFLQVSNPSDSQKEGFPYALKDNILALGTRTTCASRILENYESPYDATVTSKLNNKGGIILGKTNMDEFAMGSSTENSAFGPSRNPWDLDRIPGGSSGGSAAAVAAGLAPFALGSDTGGSVRQPASMCGIVGFKPTYGLVSRYGLVAFASSLDQIGPLTRCAQDAAEVMAMIAGHDPKDSNTLRRNLDFNVSIESDVKGLKFAAPSEMLNYPGLDSGVKERFLSMMEAMRSAGAKVEEISIPSVEYAVATYYLIAPAEASSNLARYDGIRFGSRSPAEDYESLINKNRDSGFGEEVKRRILLGTFTLSATYYDAYYRKALKTRRIMAGELNRVLNEYDYIVNPSSPVIAPRLGEITDPLAYYLMDIYTIPANVAGLPSISVPIGLVDGLPVGLLLTGKRFSDVSLLNAAGGIEDLSPSYENGLAKIPERWAK, encoded by the coding sequence GTGACGAAGAATCCCCTGAATCTAAGGCTTTCAGAGATCATGTCCTTAAGAGGTTCTTTTGAGTTTTATAGAGAGAGAATTGATAGATACAACGACAAACTGAATGCATTTCTTCAGGTGAGCAACCCTTCCGATTCGCAAAAGGAAGGGTTTCCTTATGCTCTAAAGGATAATATTCTGGCGCTAGGGACTCGAACAACCTGTGCGAGTAGAATACTCGAAAACTATGAGTCTCCTTATGATGCCACTGTTACCAGCAAGCTGAACAATAAAGGCGGAATAATACTCGGCAAGACCAATATGGATGAATTCGCAATGGGTTCCTCAACTGAGAACTCCGCGTTTGGACCTTCCAGAAATCCCTGGGATCTCGACCGAATTCCTGGAGGCAGCAGTGGTGGAAGCGCAGCAGCAGTTGCTGCGGGTCTTGCCCCATTTGCATTGGGAAGTGATACCGGAGGGTCGGTAAGACAGCCGGCTTCCATGTGCGGAATCGTTGGTTTTAAACCGACTTATGGCCTTGTGTCGAGATACGGATTGGTTGCATTTGCCTCATCGCTGGATCAGATCGGGCCATTGACGCGCTGTGCACAAGACGCCGCAGAAGTGATGGCGATGATTGCAGGCCACGATCCGAAGGATTCAAATACTCTAAGGAGGAATCTAGACTTCAATGTCTCTATTGAAAGCGATGTTAAGGGGCTGAAGTTTGCTGCACCTTCAGAGATGCTTAACTACCCGGGTTTGGATTCGGGAGTCAAAGAGAGATTCCTGTCAATGATGGAAGCTATGAGGAGCGCCGGTGCAAAAGTAGAGGAGATTTCGATTCCTAGTGTCGAGTATGCTGTCGCCACATATTACTTGATCGCTCCGGCCGAGGCAAGCTCGAATCTCGCCCGTTATGACGGAATCAGATTTGGGTCGAGAAGTCCCGCAGAAGACTATGAAAGTCTCATAAACAAGAACAGAGACAGCGGTTTCGGAGAAGAAGTGAAAAGGAGGATTCTTCTTGGAACTTTCACTCTCAGCGCTACCTATTATGACGCGTACTACAGAAAAGCGTTGAAAACAAGAAGGATCATGGCCGGTGAACTCAACCGAGTACTCAATGAATATGATTACATTGTAAATCCCTCTTCGCCAGTCATTGCTCCGAGACTTGGCGAGATAACCGATCCCCTCGCCTACTATCTTATGGATATATATACTATACCCGCAAATGTAGCAGGGCTTCCGTCGATCTCAGTTCCTATAGGCCTGGTTGACGGTTTGCCTGTCGGTCTGCTTCTCACAGGGAAGAGGTTCAGTGATGTCTCACTACTGAATGCTGCCGGGGGGATTGAGGATCTCTCTCCCTCTTATGAAAACGGACTGGCGAAGATCCCTGAAAGGTGGGCGAAATAA